TAATATAATCCAGCATGGTATCCGAGGGCGGTACCAGAGAAAAGTCATGGCGTTTTTTTGTTCTCTCAAAATGAGGTGCCTTTCCGATAAACGGCCTGGCAATCACCCTGCCCACTCCGTGTTTTCCCTGCAGAATCTTTCTGGCAATCCTGCAGTATTCATAAAGCGTCTCCACAGGTATGATGTCCTCGTGAGCAGCAATCTGAAAGACGCTGTCCGCAGAAGTATATACAATCAACTTACCGGTCTTCATGTGTTCTTCCCCGTAATCCCTGATTACTTCAGTGCCGGAATACGGACGGTTGCACAGGATTCCCCTTCCGGTGGCTTTCTCAAATGCATCCAGCACCTCCCTGGGGAACCCTCCCGGATACGTCGGCATCGCCCGTTCCGATATGATTCCGGAGATTTCCCAGTGCCCGATCGTGGTATCTTTTCCCCTGGAAGCTTCTTTCATACGAGCAAAAGCTCCTGCCGGAGAATTTTCACTCTCGCAGCAGGATACTCCCTCAATATTATAAAGACCCAGTCTCCTCATATTCGGTGTGCAGTACGCTTTGGAAGCGGCAATCGTTCTCAACGTATTGCTGCCCTCATCCTTATAATCTGCCGCATCCGGCATCTCACCGATTCCAAAGCTGTCCAGTACAATCAAAAAAACACGCTCTATCTTCATATTTAACCTCTTAGAAATTCAAAAATCCCTGAAGCCAGATAACCGCCTTAAACCGGCGTCCTATCTCCGGCTCTCCCATCAGATCCTTCTGGTTGATGCATACATCAAACTTGATATCATTGCAGTTCAAGCTGATCTGATACATTTTCTCCTTTGTAAGAACATTTGTGGATTCCACAAAATCAACGATATTCCCCATCACATTATACTGGTCACACTCCACACCGTACGGCATGAAGTAAGAATCTACAATGGTAAACACATCTTCCTGCTGAATACGGCGTGAAATCATGGTATACGTGTCAATGTCCTCCATCGTCAGGCTCTCCATGGCTTCCTCATCCCCGTTTCTCGCAGCGGCAATCAGATGATTCCTGTTTGTCATTGTTTTCTTATCTTCTTCCACCTGCTGACTGTCTTTTTTTACCGGCAGAAGTATCTTCCCTTCCAAAGCGAGGCCGGAAAGCGTCACCGTTGTATCCGTACCAGCGAGAAACCCCTTCTCTTTTTCATTCAGATACTCACCCGCATTCAGCAGATAGAAAATCAGGGTAACCCCGATCCGCACATCATCGCATGCCCCGGCAAATGACTCTTTACCGGCATGCTTTTCAATGATAACACCTTCCTTCGTGGAAACATCTGTTCCATGGAAATATGGATAATAGTACTCCATCTGAAATTCATTATTCTCATCATACTCTCCGCAAACCGTAATACCACAGTCGTATCCAAAGGACTTGGACATTTCAGCAAAGAGATGATTCCCATCATGCTCCACGACCATTTTCTCGTCGTAATTTGAGATGACCATATCCAGGATATTGTTAAGCTCCTTTTTGCTGTCAATCTCAGAGAATCCGATTGCTTTTAAATAACTGTGCATAAGGGCACCCCCTTTCTATATTATTTTTCTTCTTATTATTTGTCTTTTGGTACAATAGCTTCCATTCCTCCAACATATGGACGCAATGCTTCCGGTATTCTGACCGTTCCATCTGCATTCAGATTATTCTCAAGAAATGCAATCAGCATACGCGGAGGTGCAACCACCGTATTATTCAGTGTATGTGCAAAATACTTCCCGTCTTTTCCGTTCACGCGGATTTTCAGTCTCCTTGCCTGAGCGTCTCCCAGATTTGAGCAGCTTCCCACCTCAAAATATTTTTTCTGTCTGGGTGACCATGCTTCTACATCTACAGATTTAACCTTTAAATCTGCTAGATCCCCTGAACAGCACTCCAATGTCCTCACCGGAATATCCAGGGTTCGGAACAGATCAACCGTATTCTGCCACAGTTTATCAAACCAATCTTTACTTTCCTCCGGCTTGCAGACGACGATCATCTCCTGTTTTTCAAACTGATGAATCCTGTAAACCCCACGCTCTTCGATTCCATGTGCGCCCTTTTCTTTTCTGAAACACGGGGAATAACTGGTCAGTGTCTGAGGAAGATCCTCTTCCTGAATGATCGTATCAATAAATTTACCGATCATGGAATGTTCACTCGTACCGATCAGATATAAATCCTCGCCTTCAATTTTATACATCATGGAATCCATCTCGGCAAAGCTCATAACACCCGTCACAACATCACTTCTGATCATAAACGGAGGCACACAGTACGTGAATCCTCTGTTAATCATAAAATCTCTGGCATAAGAGATGACGGCGGAGTGCAGCCGTGCAATATCACCCATCAGATAGTAGAATCCATTTCCCGCCACCTTACGGGCACTGTCCAGATCCAGTCCGCCAAATGATTCCATGATTTCTGCATGGTATGGAATTTCAAAATCAGGTACAACCGGTTCCCCATATCTCTGAACCTCGACGTTTTCACTGTCATCTTTTCCAATCGGCACAGTCGGGTCTATGATATTCGGAATCATCATCATGATTTTCTTGATTTTTTCTTCCACTTCCCGTTCCTGTGCAGTCAATGCCTCGATTCTGGCTCCTGAAGCTTCCACGGAAACCTTTACTTCTGCTGCCTCATCCTTTTTTCCCTGTGCCATCAGCATACCAATCTTCTTAGAAATCTTATTCTTCTCAGCCCGAAGTGATTCCACTTCCTGTTTAATATTTCTGTTTTCCTGATCAAGCGCAATGACTTCATCGACCAGAGACATTTTGTGATCCTGGAATTTATTTTTAATATTCTGCTTTACGATTTCCGGATTTTCTCTTACAAATCTTATGTCTAACATAACGTCCTCCTATTTTCCTGAATGCTTTCCTTATCTTATAATAGTATCAACCTTTTTTCAAGTATCGAATCATATGAATCACAAATACTAGTTTACATAACATATAAACATAATTAATTCACAGCGTCACTTCCGTATGTAACAGCTCTCCTAAGCGCTTCAACTTCTTCCTCACTGAGCATAATATAAGACTCTCCCTTTACAATCTCCTTAATATAGAGAAAACAGTTTTCCCTGCTGTGAATTGCGTTCAGTACAAACCCCGTATTATTTTGATCCAACATGGACAATACAAAACTCAATTTACCTCCCACATCATCGAACGCATCATATTTTACAATCCCGTACTTTGTCAATGTTTTTTCAAAATCAGATTTCAGTACTTTAAAATCATTCATCTGGACATCAGTCAAGGTTGATAATCTGTCAATTTCACGAAATTTATTAATGAACTGCCGCTCCAGAGACTGGGCATCCTTCCCCTTCATAAAAATCATATACTTTCTTTTTAAACGATGCAGTCCCAGGGAAAGATTTAATGTCATTAGCATCAAAATCAACACAAGAACAATTAAGATTAAAATCATAATTCCCTGATCGATTCCAATGTTTTCAAAAAAATTACTCATACGTATTATACTCCCTTATTTTATTGATTCAAATAACTCGATCAGACGTTCCAATTCTTCTTCCGAATAGTACTCAATTTCAATTTTTCCCTTATGATCACTTTTCCTCTGAATCTGAACTTTAGTTCCAACAATAGACTTTATTTTTTCCTCCAGATTCTGATAAACCAAATCAGATACCGTATCCGCCTCTTTTTTCTTTTGTTTTTTTGGATTTAAAAGACTTTTTACCAGTTTTTCTGTTTCTCTGACGCTCAGTTTTTCGTCAAATATTTTCATAGCTACGGAATACTGCATTTCCGCATCCTCCAAGCTTAAAAGTGACCTGGCATGACCGGTAGAAAGCATCTCATCGATCACCATCTGTTGTACGCGTTCGTCCAACTTTAAAAGCCGCATGGAATTTGTGACTGCGGTGCGGCTCTTTGATACACGGTCAGCAATTTCATCCTGTTTCAAAGAAAATTCTGTCATCAGTCGTTTATAGGCAATTGCCTCCTCGATTGGATTTAAATTTTCCCGCTGAATATTTTCAATTAACGATATCTCCACGATCTCCTGATCATTAAATTCCTTGATCACGACTGGTATTTCTTTAAGTCCGGCCATCTTTGCTGCACGCCATCTTCTCTCTCCGGCTATAATTTCAAAATACTTACCCTTTTTCTGAACCAGCAAGGGCTGCAGGATTCCGAACTGTCTGATAGAATCAGCAAGTTCTAAAAGGGCATCCTCATCAAAAGCTTTTCTTGGTTGTTCTCTGTTTGGCTCGACTTCGTTTATTTTTAATTTTATTTCAATAGGCTTCTCTACTATTTTTTCAATTATCTTTGTTTCTGCGTCACCCTTATTTGTATTAACGGGTCTTGAACTGCTTTTACTAGAAGAAGACGGAATTAACGAATCCAATCCCTTTCCAAGTCCACTTTTCTTCACGGCCATTCGTCATCCTCCCTGTGTATCACCTCTTCAGCCAACAGACGATAACTCTCTGCTCCAGCTGATTTTCCGTCATAATAGTTAATTGGCATGCCATAACTTGGCGCCTCAGCCAACCGCACATTTCTTGGTATAATAGTTTTATAGATAGTCTGCTGAAGATTATTCTTTACATTTTCAACTACCTGCAGCGATAAATTTGTTCTCGCATCATACATAGTAAATACAACCCCCTCAATTTCCAATTGTGGGTTCAGGCGTTCCTGTACCAACTCAATGGTATGTATCAATTGAGATAATCCTTCCAAAGCATAGTATTCACATTGTATAGGGACCAGCACTGTATTTGCAGTCGTCATAGCATTAATAGTTAACATATTTAACGACGGCGGACAATCAATAATAATAAAATCATATTCTTTCTTGATTTTTTCTATCTCATTCTTTAATATGTATTCTTTGTCATCTACTCCAATCAATTCAATTTCCGCACCGGCAAGATTTACATTGGATGGTATCAATGTCAGGTTCCCATACTCCAATGGTATCATACAATCCTCTAATTCACATTCACCCAATAAAAGTTCGTAGACTGTATTTTCAATCTGATTTTTATCTACCCCTAATCCACTCGTTGTATTTCCCTGGGGATCAATATCAATCGTCAACACTTTTTGATTCATTTCAGCCAGACATGCAGAAAGGTTGATTGCTGTAGTAGATTTTCCAACGCCGCCCTTTTGATTCGCAATTGCTATCGCTCTACTCAATGTTTTCTCCTTTCTGTATTGACAATAAACGTATTGTCACTGTGCTAATTATACCATTAATGCAGTAGCTTTTCTATACAAATGTTTCACGTGAAACACTTTTAACACAGTTTTTACAATATTGGTAAATGTTTCACGTGAAACATTTATCCTCATTGGTAAAGAATTAAGATAAAAATTTATTGTATCTTTTTAATTAATGGCTTATAATATAGATAAGAATTGTGACTTTCGCAGTAAATTCAACATGGAGGGAACACATGAAGAAATACAAGAAAAAATTACTGACAACCAGTATTTTGATAACAATGTCTACCATAGTAATGCATATCATAAACAGAGTTGTCTCTGCATCCGCTGTTATAAAGAATCTTTTACCCTCCCGGGAAGAAGATTTTTACGAGTGGCGCTTTGGAAATGTTTTTTATACTAAATCTGGGGAGGGTAAACCGCTTCTTTTGATTCACGACCTTCACCCAGGCAGCAGCAATTATGAATGGAAGAAATTAGTCTCTGCGCTTGAGAAACATTATACTGTTTACACTCTGGATCTGTTAGGATGCGGACGTTCAGATAAACCAAAGATAACCTATACGAATTTTTTATATGTTCAATTAATTACAGATTTTGTAAAAAATGTAATTCATCAAAAAACCAATGTGATCGCCAGTGGACTCTCATCATCATTTACTATTATGACATGTCTGAACGATGATAATGTCTTTGAAAAACTAATGCTGGTCAGTCCCGAAGATCTTGCTGTATTAAATCAGGCACCAACAAAACAATCCAAGGTTGCTAAATTCTTACTCGAGATTCCCATACTCGGTACACTGGTCTATCATATATTAGTCTGCAGACCAAATATTGAATTACTTTTCACAGAAAAATATCTATTTAAT
The Ruminococcus gauvreauii genome window above contains:
- the serS gene encoding serine--tRNA ligase, giving the protein MLDIRFVRENPEIVKQNIKNKFQDHKMSLVDEVIALDQENRNIKQEVESLRAEKNKISKKIGMLMAQGKKDEAAEVKVSVEASGARIEALTAQEREVEEKIKKIMMMIPNIIDPTVPIGKDDSENVEVQRYGEPVVPDFEIPYHAEIMESFGGLDLDSARKVAGNGFYYLMGDIARLHSAVISYARDFMINRGFTYCVPPFMIRSDVVTGVMSFAEMDSMMYKIEGEDLYLIGTSEHSMIGKFIDTIIQEEDLPQTLTSYSPCFRKEKGAHGIEERGVYRIHQFEKQEMIVVCKPEESKDWFDKLWQNTVDLFRTLDIPVRTLECCSGDLADLKVKSVDVEAWSPRQKKYFEVGSCSNLGDAQARRLKIRVNGKDGKYFAHTLNNTVVAPPRMLIAFLENNLNADGTVRIPEALRPYVGGMEAIVPKDK
- a CDS encoding ParB/RepB/Spo0J family partition protein codes for the protein MAVKKSGLGKGLDSLIPSSSSKSSSRPVNTNKGDAETKIIEKIVEKPIEIKLKINEVEPNREQPRKAFDEDALLELADSIRQFGILQPLLVQKKGKYFEIIAGERRWRAAKMAGLKEIPVVIKEFNDQEIVEISLIENIQRENLNPIEEAIAYKRLMTEFSLKQDEIADRVSKSRTAVTNSMRLLKLDERVQQMVIDEMLSTGHARSLLSLEDAEMQYSVAMKIFDEKLSVRETEKLVKSLLNPKKQKKKEADTVSDLVYQNLEEKIKSIVGTKVQIQRKSDHKGKIEIEYYSEEELERLIELFESIK
- a CDS encoding DUF3881 family protein, producing the protein MHSYLKAIGFSEIDSKKELNNILDMVISNYDEKMVVEHDGNHLFAEMSKSFGYDCGITVCGEYDENNEFQMEYYYPYFHGTDVSTKEGVIIEKHAGKESFAGACDDVRIGVTLIFYLLNAGEYLNEKEKGFLAGTDTTVTLSGLALEGKILLPVKKDSQQVEEDKKTMTNRNHLIAAARNGDEEAMESLTMEDIDTYTMISRRIQQEDVFTIVDSYFMPYGVECDQYNVMGNIVDFVESTNVLTKEKMYQISLNCNDIKFDVCINQKDLMGEPEIGRRFKAVIWLQGFLNF
- a CDS encoding alpha/beta fold hydrolase; its protein translation is MKKYKKKLLTTSILITMSTIVMHIINRVVSASAVIKNLLPSREEDFYEWRFGNVFYTKSGEGKPLLLIHDLHPGSSNYEWKKLVSALEKHYTVYTLDLLGCGRSDKPKITYTNFLYVQLITDFVKNVIHQKTNVIASGLSSSFTIMTCLNDDNVFEKLMLVSPEDLAVLNQAPTKQSKVAKFLLEIPILGTLVYHILVCRPNIELLFTEKYLFNPFHADHSSIDTYYEAAHRGNSDGKYLQSSISGRYVYCNIAHALKEINNSIFILSGEKKEGIQETIALYTSLNSSIESELIPKTCQMPHMENPEKVLETIGIFFSYGT
- a CDS encoding phosphopentomutase; this encodes MKIERVFLIVLDSFGIGEMPDAADYKDEGSNTLRTIAASKAYCTPNMRRLGLYNIEGVSCCESENSPAGAFARMKEASRGKDTTIGHWEISGIISERAMPTYPGGFPREVLDAFEKATGRGILCNRPYSGTEVIRDYGEEHMKTGKLIVYTSADSVFQIAAHEDIIPVETLYEYCRIARKILQGKHGVGRVIARPFIGKAPHFERTKKRHDFSLVPPSDTMLDYIKNAGMSVIAVGKINDIFAGKGITKTSSIQNNDDGMRQTSEIAETDFQGICFVNLVDFDMLYGHRNDIDGYAKAVTEFDGWLGGFLDRMKEGDVLMITGDHGCDPGTPSTDHSREYTPLLVYGKSVRTNCNLGTRSSFSDIAATVLEMLGVSGKTDGIGFYNEIRR
- a CDS encoding DUF4446 family protein → MSNFFENIGIDQGIMILILIVLVLILMLMTLNLSLGLHRLKRKYMIFMKGKDAQSLERQFINKFREIDRLSTLTDVQMNDFKVLKSDFEKTLTKYGIVKYDAFDDVGGKLSFVLSMLDQNNTGFVLNAIHSRENCFLYIKEIVKGESYIMLSEEEVEALRRAVTYGSDAVN
- a CDS encoding ParA family protein codes for the protein MSRAIAIANQKGGVGKSTTAINLSACLAEMNQKVLTIDIDPQGNTTSGLGVDKNQIENTVYELLLGECELEDCMIPLEYGNLTLIPSNVNLAGAEIELIGVDDKEYILKNEIEKIKKEYDFIIIDCPPSLNMLTINAMTTANTVLVPIQCEYYALEGLSQLIHTIELVQERLNPQLEIEGVVFTMYDARTNLSLQVVENVKNNLQQTIYKTIIPRNVRLAEAPSYGMPINYYDGKSAGAESYRLLAEEVIHREDDEWP